The Magnolia sinica isolate HGM2019 chromosome 9, MsV1, whole genome shotgun sequence genome contains a region encoding:
- the LOC131255405 gene encoding zinc finger BED domain-containing protein RICESLEEPER 2, with product MVGANDNDQGSSQTSSKRMRRKSVVWEHFTVESLGGGCTRACCKRCKQTFAYSSGSKFAGTSHLKRHLALGICPKNRHKEKNQLTPYTPPAKNGGSVSDPPKRRYKGSPSVVSEFDQDRSRQDIAKMIIVHEYPLHIVEHSGFITFVQNLQPQFKMVTFSTVEADCLAIYQKEKQNLMQLMGTIPGRISLTLDLWTSSQTLGYMCVTGQFIDSDWRLHRRILNFMVVSSQTGNILTDAIGTCLSNWNMENKLFSITLDNGSSNDGISSNLRDYLSNKNALVLNGQLFVASFAHILNLVVKDGLGAIHDIVYKIRESIKYVKTSPAHEEKFAEVVKQFQIPSMRSPSLDVQTQWNTTFLMLLAALEHKQAFVYLETCDSNYMQAPTVDEWKKVETLCKYLKVLYDAANVFTGMPNPTANIYFHEVWKIKLELSHATTSEDPFTRSVVGLMHEKFDGYWKDCCLILAIAVIMDPRFKMKLVEFSYTKIYGENAGTCIKTVNDGIHDLYLEYIAQPLPLTPAYIEQGPAPNNGGMEGGTLLTSGDGLLDFDVFISEMSSNQQTKSELDQYLEESLLPRIQEFDILEWWKLNKLKYPTLSKMARDVLAISMSTVSSEFIFSTESRVLDDYRSTLRPETLQAVVCAKDWLQQQNELVEPSAIVKMEF from the coding sequence ATGGTTGGTGCTAATGATAATGATCAGGGTAGTTCACAGACATCCTCCAAGCGGATGAGAAGAAAATCTGTAGTTTGGGAACACTTCACTGTGGAATCACTGGGTGGTGGGTGCACCAGGGCATGCTGCAAACGTTGCAAACAAACCTTTGCATACAGTTCTGGTTCCAAGTTTGCAGGTACGAGCCACCTCAAACGGCATTTGGCCTTGGGAATCTGCCCCAAAAATCGGCATAAAGAGAAAAACCAACTGACACCTTATACTCCACCCGCTAAAAATGGTGGCAGTGTTTCCGATCCACCGAAAAGACGCTATAAAGGGAGCCCCAGTGTGGTGAGTGAGTTTGACCAGGATCGTAGCCGCCAAGATATTGCAAAAATGATCATTGTGCATGAGTACCCTCTCCACATTGTTGAGCATTCCGGTTTCATTACTTTTGTCCAGAATCTTCAACCTCAGTTCAAGATGGTAACCTTTAGCACCGTTGAAGCTGATTGTTTGGCCATTTACCAGAAGGAGAAGCAAAATCTGATGCAGCTCATGGGGACGATCCCTGGACGGATTAGCCTCACTTTGGACTTGTGGACATCTAGCCAGACTCTAGGATACATGTGTGTTACAGGGCAGTTTATTGACAGTGATTGGAGGTTACATCGACGAATTCTCAATTTCATGGTGGTATCCTCTCAAACTGGGAATATACTTACTGATGCGATTGGAACTTGCCTTTCAAATTGGAATATGGAGAACAAGTTATTCTCCATCACTTTAGATAATGGTTCTTCGAATGATGGCATCAGTTCCAATCTCAGAGACTACCTCTCCAACAAGAACGCGCTCGTGCTCAATGGTCAGTTATTTGTGGCGAGTTTTGCCCACATTTTAAATCTGGTTGTGAAGGATGGACTAGGGGCAATTCATGATATTGTGTACAAAATCCGCGAGAGCATAAAGTATGTGAAAACATCACCGGCCCATGAGGAGAAGTTTGCCGAGGTTGTCAAACAATTTCAAATCCCGAGCATGAGGAGCCCATCCCTCGATGTTCAGACACAATGGAACACAACATTTCTCATGCTGCTGGCTGCATTAGAACACAAGCAAGCATTTGTTTACCTGGAGACATGCGATTCGAACTACATGCAAGCACCGACGGTGGATGAATGGAAGAAGGTTGAAACCCTTTGCAAATACTTGAAAGTTTTGTATGATGCTGCAAATGTCTTCACGGGAATGCCTAACCCAACTGCCAATATCTACTTCCATGAAGTATGGAAGATCAAATTAGAGCTGAGCCATGCGACAACAAGTGAGGATCCTTTCACTCGTTCCGTTGTTGGGCTAATGCATGAAAAGTTTGATGGTTATTGGAAAGACTGCTGCCTCATCTTAGCAATTGCTGTTATCATGGATCCACGCTTCAAGATGAAACTTGTTGAGTTTAGCTACACGAAAATATATGGTGAAAATGCAGGCACATGTATCAAGACCGTAAATGATGGAATTCATGATCTATATCTTGAATACATTGCGCAGCCACTCCCACTGACACCTGCTTACATTGAGCAAGGACCAGCGCCCAACAATGGTGGGATGGAAGGAGGAACTCTTCTTACCAGTGGTGATGGGCTTCTAGACTTTGACGTGTTCATATCTGAAATGTCTAGCAACCAGCAGACAAAGTCAGAGCTTGATCAGTATCTTGAAGAATCTCTCTTGCCAAGGATCCAAGAATTCGACATCTTGGAATGGTGGAAGCTGAACAAACTCAAGTACCCAACGCTGTCAAAGATGGCTCGTGATGTCTTGGCCATTTCAATGTCGACTGTAAGTTCTGAGTTCATATTCAGCACTGAAAGCCGAGTGCTTGATGACTATCGCAGTACATTGCGGCCAGAGACGTTGCAGGCCGTTGTTTGTGCGAAGGACTGGCTCCAGCAGCAAAATGAACTAGTGGAGCCAAGTGCCATTGTCAAAATGGAATTCTGA